The following proteins come from a genomic window of Pseudochaenichthys georgianus chromosome 17, fPseGeo1.2, whole genome shotgun sequence:
- the cryz gene encoding quinone oxidoreductase translates to MSACRLMRAISVREFGAPSVLRLTELPVPQPGPGQVLIRVHACGVNPVETYIRAGTYPRKPPLPYTPGTDVAGVVDSVGEGVTAVKAGERVFTTATESGGYAEFSVAAEQCVHRLPDALHFTQGAAIGVPYFTAYRALVHKAHTQPGETVLIHGASGGVGVAACQLSRALGLRVLGTAGTPEGMKLALNNGAHLAFNHREEGYTHKIMEATEGRGVDVILEMLSNVNLSKDLQMVAYGGRVTVIGCRGSIEINPRDTMAKESCIMGVALSFATPAESRQCAALLSAGGEAGWLRPVVGSQVPLDQAPQAHHDIIQCPGAAGKIVLTM, encoded by the exons atgTCGGCCTGCAGGCTGATGAGAGCCATCTCAGTGCGGGAGTTCGGGGCCCCGTCAGTCCTCAGGCTGACCGAGCTGCCCGTCCCTCAGCCCGGACCCGGACAG GTGTTGATCCGTGTCCATGCTTGTGGAGTGAACCCTGTGGAAACCTACATCCGGGCAGGGACATACCCCCGTAAGCCCCCCCTGCCCTACACACCGGGGACAGACGTGGCCGGGGTGGTGGACAGTGTTGGAGAAGGAGTGACTGCAGTTAAG GCAGGAGAGCGCGTGTTCACCACAGCCACAGAGTCTGGAGGCTACGCAGAGTTCAGTGTAGCAGCGGAGCAGTGTGTCCACAGACTGCCCGACGCACTGCACTTCACCCAGGGTGCAGCCATCGGGGTCCCTTACTTCACCGCCTACAGAGCTCTGGTTCACAA AGCTCACACCCAACCTGGAGAGACCGTCCTCATCCACGGAGCCAGTGGGGGG gtcgGCGTGGCAGCGTGCCAGCTGTCCCGGGCTCTGGGTCTCAGGGTGTTGGGGACGGCAGGGACCCCGGAGGGGATGAAGCTGGCCCTCAACAACGGCGCTCACCTGGCCTTTAATCACAGAGAGGAGGGCTACACACACAAGATcatg GAAGCCACAGAGGGCCGAGGCGTGGATGTGATATTAGAGATGCTGTCCAATGTGAACCTCAGTAAAGACCTGCAGATGGTGGCCTATGGAGGGCGAGTCACC GTGATTGGCTGCAGAGGCTCCATAGAGATCAACCCCAGAGACACCATGGCTAAAGAGAGCTGCATCATGGGAGTGGCTCTTTCCTTCGCTACACCG GCGGAGAGCCGGCAGTGTGCGGCGCTGCTGTCGGCGGGGGGGGAGGCTGGCTGGCTGCGGCCCGTCGTCGGCTCTCAGGTACCGCTAGACCAGGCCCCCCAGGCACACCATGACATCATCCAGTGTCCCGGGGCTGCTGGGAAGATCGTCCTGACCATGTGA
- the LOC117462951 gene encoding tripartite motif-containing protein 16-like isoform X1: protein MAQGGVQLDRETFSCSICLDLLKDPVTIPCGHSYCMKCIKHHWDGELIHSCPQCRQSFTPRPVLLKSTMLAALVEKLKKTGLQAAPADLCYAGAEDVACDVCTGRKLRACKSCLMCVASYCDKHLQCHNELHVLKNHKLVEPSKKLQENICSRHDEVMKMFCRTDQQCICYLYSVDEHKGHDTVSAAAERTERQRELEGSRLNIQQRIQDREKEVKLLQQEVKAVNGSADKAVEDSEKTFTELISLMQKRSSDVKQQVRSQQKREVSRVRELQEKLEQEISELKRRDAELKLLSHTEDHNQFLLSYPSLPALSEATHSSSLNIRPLSYFEDMTAALSAVRDKLQDVLREELTNPTTRAEFLEYSQEITLDPNTAYTQLLLSEGGRKATLMGQPQSYSSHPDRFTNCVQVLSRESLTGRCYWEVEWRGREVDVAVAYKNISRAGSGGECAFGRNDKSWSLECKQNSYSFRYNNINTPVSGPQSFRVGVYLDHRAGVLSFYSISETMTLLHRVQTTFTQPLHAGFWPYGYGTTAEFCKLK from the exons ATGGCGCAGGGAGGAGTTCAGCTGGACCGAGAAACCTTCTCTTGTTCCATCTGTCTGGATCTACTGAAGGATCCGGTCACTATTCCCTGTGGACACAGCTACTGCATGAAGTGTATTAAACACCACTGGGATGGAGAGCTAATCCACAGCTGCCCTCAGTGCAGGCAGAGCTTCACACCGAGGCCTGTCCTGCTGAAAAGCACCATGTTAGCAGCTTTAGTGGAGAAGCTGAAGAAGACTGGACTCCAAGCTGCTCCTGCTGATCTCTGCTATGCTGGAGCTGAAGACGTGGCCTGTGATGTCTGCACTGGGAGAAAATTGAGAGCCTGTAAGTCCTGTCTTATGTGTGTGGCCTCTTATTGTGACAAACACCTCCAGTGTCATAATGAATTACATGTCTTGAAAAACCACAAGCTGGTGGAGCCCTCCAAGAAGCTCCAGGAGAACATCTGCTCTCGTCATGATGAGGTGATGAAGATGTTCTGCCGCACTGATCAGCAGTGTATCTGTTATCTCTACTCTGTGGACGAACACAAAGGCCACGACACGGTGTCAgctgcagcagagaggactgagaggcagagagagctgGAGGGGAGTCGACTAAACATCCAGCAGAGAATCcaggacagagagaaggaggtgAAGCTGCTTCAGCAGGAGGTGAAGGCCGTCAATGGCTCTGCTGATAAAGCAGTGGAGGACAGTGAGAAGACGTTCACTGAGCTGATCAGTCTCATGCAGAAAAGAAGCTCTGATGTGAAGCAGCAGGTCAGATCCCAGCAGAAGAGAGAAGTGAGTCGAGTCAGAGAGCTCCAGGAGAAGCTGGAGCAGGAGATCTCTGAGCTGAAgaggagagacgctgagctgaagCTGCTGTCTCACACAGAGGATCACAACCAGTTTCTGCTCAGCTACCCCTCACTGCCAGCCCTCAGTGAAGCTACACACTCCTCCAGCCTCAACATCCGTCCTCTGAGCTACTTTGAGGACATGACGGCGGCCCTGTCAGCAGTCAGAGACAAACTACAGGACGTCCTGAGAGAGGAATTGACAAAC CCCACCACCAGAGCTGAGTTCTTAGAATATTCACAGGAGATCACTCTGGATCCAAACACAGCATACACACAGCTGTTATTATCTGAGGGGGGCAGAAAAGCAACACTCATGGGACAACCACAGTCTTATTCTAGTCACCCAGACAGATTCACAAATTGTGTTCAGGTCCTGAGTAGAGAGAGTCTGACTGGACGTTGTTACTGGGAGGTGGAGTGGAGAGGCAGAGAAGTTGATGTAGCAGTCGCATACAAGAATATCAGTAGAGCAGGGAGTGGGGGTGAATGTGCATTTGGACGCAATGACAAATCTTGGTCTTTAGAGTGTAAACAAAACAGTTATTCATTTCGTTACAACAATATCAACACTCCTGTCTCAGGTCCTCAGTCCTTCAGAGTAGGAGTGTACCTGGATCACAGAGCAGGTGTTCTGTCCTTCTACAGCATCTCTGAAACCAtgactctcctccacagagtCCAGACCACATTCACTCAGCCGCTACATGCTGGATTTTGGCCTTATGGTTATGGAACCACAGCtgagttttgtaaactgaaatAG
- the LOC117462951 gene encoding tripartite motif-containing protein 16-like isoform X2, whose amino-acid sequence MAQGGVQLDRETFSCSICLDLLKDPVTIPCGHSYCMKCIKHHWDGELIHSCPQCRQSFTPRPVLLKSTMLAALVEKLKKTGLQAAPADLCYAGAEDVACDVCTGRKLRACKSCLMCVASYCDKHLQCHNELHVLKNHKLVEPSKKLQENICSRHDEVMKMFCRTDQQCICYLYSVDEHKGHDTVSAAAERTERQRELEGSRLNIQQRIQDREKEVKLLQQEVKAVNGSADKAVEDSEKTFTELISLMQKRSSDVKQQVRSQQKREVSRVRELQEKLEQEISELKRRDAELKLLSHTEDHNQFLLSYPSLPALSEATHSSSLNIPEPTTRAEFLEYSQEITLDPNTAYTQLLLSEGGRKATLMGQPQSYSSHPDRFTNCVQVLSRESLTGRCYWEVEWRGREVDVAVAYKNISRAGSGGECAFGRNDKSWSLECKQNSYSFRYNNINTPVSGPQSFRVGVYLDHRAGVLSFYSISETMTLLHRVQTTFTQPLHAGFWPYGYGTTAEFCKLK is encoded by the exons ATGGCGCAGGGAGGAGTTCAGCTGGACCGAGAAACCTTCTCTTGTTCCATCTGTCTGGATCTACTGAAGGATCCGGTCACTATTCCCTGTGGACACAGCTACTGCATGAAGTGTATTAAACACCACTGGGATGGAGAGCTAATCCACAGCTGCCCTCAGTGCAGGCAGAGCTTCACACCGAGGCCTGTCCTGCTGAAAAGCACCATGTTAGCAGCTTTAGTGGAGAAGCTGAAGAAGACTGGACTCCAAGCTGCTCCTGCTGATCTCTGCTATGCTGGAGCTGAAGACGTGGCCTGTGATGTCTGCACTGGGAGAAAATTGAGAGCCTGTAAGTCCTGTCTTATGTGTGTGGCCTCTTATTGTGACAAACACCTCCAGTGTCATAATGAATTACATGTCTTGAAAAACCACAAGCTGGTGGAGCCCTCCAAGAAGCTCCAGGAGAACATCTGCTCTCGTCATGATGAGGTGATGAAGATGTTCTGCCGCACTGATCAGCAGTGTATCTGTTATCTCTACTCTGTGGACGAACACAAAGGCCACGACACGGTGTCAgctgcagcagagaggactgagaggcagagagagctgGAGGGGAGTCGACTAAACATCCAGCAGAGAATCcaggacagagagaaggaggtgAAGCTGCTTCAGCAGGAGGTGAAGGCCGTCAATGGCTCTGCTGATAAAGCAGTGGAGGACAGTGAGAAGACGTTCACTGAGCTGATCAGTCTCATGCAGAAAAGAAGCTCTGATGTGAAGCAGCAGGTCAGATCCCAGCAGAAGAGAGAAGTGAGTCGAGTCAGAGAGCTCCAGGAGAAGCTGGAGCAGGAGATCTCTGAGCTGAAgaggagagacgctgagctgaagCTGCTGTCTCACACAGAGGATCACAACCAGTTTCTGCTCAGCTACCCCTCACTGCCAGCCCTCAGTGAAGCTACACACTCCTCCAGCCTCAACATCC CAGAGCCCACCACCAGAGCTGAGTTCTTAGAATATTCACAGGAGATCACTCTGGATCCAAACACAGCATACACACAGCTGTTATTATCTGAGGGGGGCAGAAAAGCAACACTCATGGGACAACCACAGTCTTATTCTAGTCACCCAGACAGATTCACAAATTGTGTTCAGGTCCTGAGTAGAGAGAGTCTGACTGGACGTTGTTACTGGGAGGTGGAGTGGAGAGGCAGAGAAGTTGATGTAGCAGTCGCATACAAGAATATCAGTAGAGCAGGGAGTGGGGGTGAATGTGCATTTGGACGCAATGACAAATCTTGGTCTTTAGAGTGTAAACAAAACAGTTATTCATTTCGTTACAACAATATCAACACTCCTGTCTCAGGTCCTCAGTCCTTCAGAGTAGGAGTGTACCTGGATCACAGAGCAGGTGTTCTGTCCTTCTACAGCATCTCTGAAACCAtgactctcctccacagagtCCAGACCACATTCACTCAGCCGCTACATGCTGGATTTTGGCCTTATGGTTATGGAACCACAGCtgagttttgtaaactgaaatAG
- the LOC117462951 gene encoding tripartite motif-containing protein 16-like isoform X3, which translates to MAQGGVQLDRETFSCSICLDLLKDPVTIPCGHSYCMKCIKHHWDGELIHSCPQCRQSFTPRPVLLKSTMLAALVEKLKKTGLQAAPADLCYAGAEDVACDVCTGRKLRACKSCLMCVASYCDKHLQCHNELHVLKNHKLVEPSKKLQENICSRHDEVMKMFCRTDQQCICYLYSVDEHKGHDTVSAAAERTERQRELEGSRLNIQQRIQDREKEVKLLQQEVKAVNGSADKAVEDSEKTFTELISLMQKRSSDVKQQVRSQQKREVSRVRELQEKLEQEISELKRRDAELKLLSHTEDHNQFLLSYPSLPALSEATHSSSLNIRPLSYFEDMTAALSAVRDKLQDVLREELTNASPTEVDVLLSAAEPTTRAEFLEYSQEITLDPNTAYTQLLLSEGGRKATLMGQPQSYSSHPDRFTNCVQVLSRESLTGRCYWEVEWRGREVDVAVAYKNISRAGSGGECAFGRNDKSWSLECKQNSYSFRYNNINTPVSGPQSFRVGVYLDHRAGVLSFYSISETMTLLHRVQTTFTQPLHAGFWPYGYGTTAEFCKLK; encoded by the coding sequence ATGGCGCAGGGAGGAGTTCAGCTGGACCGAGAAACCTTCTCTTGTTCCATCTGTCTGGATCTACTGAAGGATCCGGTCACTATTCCCTGTGGACACAGCTACTGCATGAAGTGTATTAAACACCACTGGGATGGAGAGCTAATCCACAGCTGCCCTCAGTGCAGGCAGAGCTTCACACCGAGGCCTGTCCTGCTGAAAAGCACCATGTTAGCAGCTTTAGTGGAGAAGCTGAAGAAGACTGGACTCCAAGCTGCTCCTGCTGATCTCTGCTATGCTGGAGCTGAAGACGTGGCCTGTGATGTCTGCACTGGGAGAAAATTGAGAGCCTGTAAGTCCTGTCTTATGTGTGTGGCCTCTTATTGTGACAAACACCTCCAGTGTCATAATGAATTACATGTCTTGAAAAACCACAAGCTGGTGGAGCCCTCCAAGAAGCTCCAGGAGAACATCTGCTCTCGTCATGATGAGGTGATGAAGATGTTCTGCCGCACTGATCAGCAGTGTATCTGTTATCTCTACTCTGTGGACGAACACAAAGGCCACGACACGGTGTCAgctgcagcagagaggactgagaggcagagagagctgGAGGGGAGTCGACTAAACATCCAGCAGAGAATCcaggacagagagaaggaggtgAAGCTGCTTCAGCAGGAGGTGAAGGCCGTCAATGGCTCTGCTGATAAAGCAGTGGAGGACAGTGAGAAGACGTTCACTGAGCTGATCAGTCTCATGCAGAAAAGAAGCTCTGATGTGAAGCAGCAGGTCAGATCCCAGCAGAAGAGAGAAGTGAGTCGAGTCAGAGAGCTCCAGGAGAAGCTGGAGCAGGAGATCTCTGAGCTGAAgaggagagacgctgagctgaagCTGCTGTCTCACACAGAGGATCACAACCAGTTTCTGCTCAGCTACCCCTCACTGCCAGCCCTCAGTGAAGCTACACACTCCTCCAGCCTCAACATCCGTCCTCTGAGCTACTTTGAGGACATGACGGCGGCCCTGTCAGCAGTCAGAGACAAACTACAGGACGTCCTGAGAGAGGAATTGACAAACGCCTCACCGACTGAAGTGGATGTTTTACTGTCAGCAGCAGAGCCCACCACCAGAGCTGAGTTCTTAGAATATTCACAGGAGATCACTCTGGATCCAAACACAGCATACACACAGCTGTTATTATCTGAGGGGGGCAGAAAAGCAACACTCATGGGACAACCACAGTCTTATTCTAGTCACCCAGACAGATTCACAAATTGTGTTCAGGTCCTGAGTAGAGAGAGTCTGACTGGACGTTGTTACTGGGAGGTGGAGTGGAGAGGCAGAGAAGTTGATGTAGCAGTCGCATACAAGAATATCAGTAGAGCAGGGAGTGGGGGTGAATGTGCATTTGGACGCAATGACAAATCTTGGTCTTTAGAGTGTAAACAAAACAGTTATTCATTTCGTTACAACAATATCAACACTCCTGTCTCAGGTCCTCAGTCCTTCAGAGTAGGAGTGTACCTGGATCACAGAGCAGGTGTTCTGTCCTTCTACAGCATCTCTGAAACCAtgactctcctccacagagtCCAGACCACATTCACTCAGCCGCTACATGCTGGATTTTGGCCTTATGGTTATGGAACCACAGCtgagttttgtaaactgaaatAG